One region of Flavobacterium sp. GSB-24 genomic DNA includes:
- a CDS encoding response regulator encodes MISSDNSSTAPEGENEKEPVKILLAEDDTEDQELFLDALQEAQISSEVTAVENGQELLDTLRDESQGDPDIIFIDVNMPVKDGKKALEEIKKDDELRDIPAVMLSTWDHPSDIEDAFGKGADLYVQKPSSFAGFVLVLKKVFLLHWAKALLRPVRKLFFVSEKNISQGDS; translated from the coding sequence ATGATAAGTTCCGATAATTCCAGCACGGCCCCTGAGGGGGAAAATGAAAAAGAGCCTGTAAAGATCCTGCTGGCCGAGGATGACACCGAGGACCAGGAATTGTTCCTGGATGCCCTTCAGGAAGCGCAGATTTCCTCTGAGGTAACGGCCGTGGAAAATGGGCAGGAGCTCCTCGATACCCTCAGGGATGAATCCCAGGGTGATCCGGATATTATTTTTATAGATGTCAATATGCCCGTTAAAGACGGAAAGAAGGCGCTGGAAGAAATAAAGAAAGACGATGAGCTTCGGGACATCCCGGCCGTTATGCTCTCCACCTGGGACCATCCTTCAGACATTGAAGATGCCTTTGGGAAGGGGGCGGACCTTTATGTGCAGAAACCGAGTTCTTTTGCAGGCTTTGTGCTGGTGCTCAAGAAAGTATTCCTTCTGCACTGGGCCAAAGCTTTATTGAGGCCGGTCAGAAAATTATTTTTTGTTTCGGAAAAGAACATATCACAAGGGGACTCCTAA
- a CDS encoding response regulator, which yields MKNIYFADDDPDDREIFAELFYEMFPVEGLRLFESGKALTDALSAPAGPLPDLILLDLQMPLKDGFECLKEIRGGREDIKDIRVIIFSTSSNPRQVELALGMGADSYAVKPVLYRDLKSLIRRIVEMDWEDPQADRGLLLR from the coding sequence ATGAAAAATATCTATTTTGCCGATGATGATCCCGATGACAGGGAAATTTTTGCCGAGCTTTTCTATGAGATGTTCCCTGTGGAGGGCCTGAGGCTTTTTGAAAGTGGCAAAGCGCTGACCGATGCCCTCTCTGCGCCGGCCGGCCCGCTCCCGGACCTTATCCTTCTTGATCTGCAGATGCCTTTAAAAGATGGTTTTGAATGCCTTAAAGAAATACGCGGCGGCAGAGAAGATATAAAAGACATCAGGGTTATCATTTTTTCCACCTCGTCAAATCCCCGCCAGGTGGAGCTTGCCCTTGGTATGGGGGCAGATTCTTATGCCGTCAAGCCCGTCTTGTACAGGGATTTGAAATCCCTGATACGCAGGATAGTGGAAATGGACTGGGAAGATCCCCAGGCGGACCGAGGTCTGCTTTTGCGCTGA
- a CDS encoding helix-turn-helix transcriptional regulator, with product MYSRINENIKTLRELKNYTQQYMALRLDMTQAGYSKIEKGASSVSFEKLEEIAAVFEMDVRNIISFDISGYLDPGFKSSAAAGQHSALNRLYTDKIALLEKLLEKTDRELNVYKNKFGGL from the coding sequence ATGTACAGCAGAATAAATGAGAATATAAAAACGCTGAGAGAGCTTAAAAATTACACCCAGCAGTATATGGCCTTAAGGCTTGATATGACCCAGGCGGGCTACAGCAAAATTGAAAAAGGCGCAAGCAGTGTGAGTTTTGAAAAGCTGGAAGAAATTGCAGCAGTCTTTGAAATGGATGTGAGAAACATCATAAGCTTTGACATCAGCGGGTACCTGGACCCCGGATTTAAAAGCAGTGCCGCTGCAGGGCAGCACAGCGCTTTAAACAGGCTCTACACGGACAAAATTGCCCTTCTGGAGAAACTGCTGGAAAAAACCGACAGGGAGCTCAATGTCTATAAAAATAAATTCGGGGGCCTCTAA
- a CDS encoding ATP-binding protein, with product MEGTLQLLRDIVDNAPLPIGVYTGSELKIELANLAMIKTWGKGDKVLGRSYIEVLPELGKQRIFEQALEVYRTGSAFHAKDKRVDIVMDGQQKTFYFNYCFMPLFDQQGLVYGVMNTGMDITDLHLAKEKVQSSEEQLRMAVEASGMGTYEIDLLSQSIATSGNFSSIWDIKDTITNEKIISKLHPDDIAVREKAHLDAQKSGVISYQARIINEDKSLRWTNITGKIIRDENGKPVKITGIIEDIDRRKTLEEQLRKEARETTQELQRSNDDLQHFANLVSHDLREPVRKVKTFISRMRDEMQSDFSQRLEWYVGKIEHSAHRMQNVIEGILAYSAADKKKQPVERIDLNRILEGIKTDLELVIQEKNAVLISSELPEIQGARILIQQLFYNLVHNALKFSRAEIPPKVIISSSLVQGSGGDLVQVCIQDNGIGIDKAYSERIFTAFERLHSKDQYEGSGLGLSLCRKIAERHGGTITASGEKDKGAVFTVVLPLKQQSTAL from the coding sequence ATGGAAGGAACTTTACAGCTTTTAAGAGATATAGTGGATAATGCCCCGCTGCCCATAGGGGTGTATACCGGCAGTGAATTAAAGATAGAACTGGCCAATCTGGCGATGATAAAAACCTGGGGCAAAGGCGATAAGGTGCTGGGCCGAAGCTATATTGAGGTGCTTCCCGAGCTTGGGAAGCAGCGCATTTTTGAACAGGCCCTTGAGGTTTATAGAACCGGCAGCGCATTTCATGCCAAGGATAAAAGGGTGGATATTGTAATGGACGGGCAGCAGAAGACTTTTTATTTCAATTACTGCTTTATGCCCCTTTTCGATCAGCAGGGACTTGTCTATGGGGTGATGAACACTGGGATGGATATCACCGATCTTCATCTGGCAAAGGAAAAAGTGCAGAGTTCCGAAGAGCAGCTTCGCATGGCCGTTGAGGCATCGGGGATGGGCACCTACGAAATAGACCTGCTGAGCCAGTCCATAGCGACTTCGGGCAACTTCAGTTCTATTTGGGATATAAAAGATACCATTACAAATGAAAAGATCATATCAAAGCTTCATCCCGATGATATAGCAGTGCGTGAGAAAGCCCACCTTGATGCCCAGAAGAGCGGAGTGATTTCCTATCAGGCCAGGATCATAAATGAGGACAAATCGCTGCGATGGACCAATATCACCGGTAAAATAATCAGAGATGAGAACGGGAAGCCGGTTAAAATCACCGGCATTATCGAGGATATAGACCGCCGGAAGACCCTGGAGGAACAGCTTCGAAAGGAGGCACGCGAAACTACCCAGGAGCTCCAGCGTTCCAATGACGATCTGCAGCATTTTGCCAATCTGGTCAGCCATGACCTCAGGGAGCCGGTGCGCAAGGTCAAAACCTTTATCAGCCGGATGCGCGATGAAATGCAGTCCGATTTCAGCCAGAGGCTGGAATGGTATGTGGGAAAGATCGAACATTCCGCCCACAGGATGCAGAATGTCATTGAAGGCATACTGGCCTATTCCGCCGCAGACAAGAAAAAACAGCCCGTGGAGCGCATTGACCTTAACAGGATCCTGGAAGGGATCAAGACCGACCTTGAACTGGTCATACAGGAGAAAAATGCGGTCCTTATCAGCTCTGAGCTCCCTGAGATTCAAGGGGCAAGGATCCTGATCCAGCAGCTTTTCTACAACCTGGTGCACAATGCCCTTAAGTTTTCAAGGGCGGAAATTCCTCCAAAGGTCATTATCAGCAGCAGTCTGGTTCAGGGCAGCGGCGGGGATCTGGTGCAGGTCTGCATTCAGGACAACGGAATCGGCATTGATAAGGCATACAGCGAGCGGATCTTCACAGCCTTTGAGCGCCTTCATTCCAAGGACCAGTACGAAGGCAGCGGTCTTGGGCTGTCACTCTGCAGAAAGATTGCGGAGCGCCACGGGGGGACCATCACAGCATCAGGGGAAAAGGACAAGGGGGCCGTCTTTACGGTCGTGCTGCCCTTAAAGCAGCAAAGCACTGCGCTTTAG
- a CDS encoding response regulator, whose translation MPYKNILLIDDDSDDTLFFIEALSTLSSEVNCRTMHNPFKAWEELQVLEELPDIIFLDYNMPMISGLEFIKRMQQAERLKHIEVIMLSTPPEQVMLPWLYRNNISVKYISKPAGIQELQEILPGILCPLMQ comes from the coding sequence ATGCCATACAAGAATATACTTCTCATTGATGATGACAGTGATGATACGCTTTTTTTTATTGAGGCTCTCAGCACGCTAAGCAGCGAAGTCAATTGCCGTACAATGCATAATCCCTTTAAAGCATGGGAAGAGCTGCAGGTTTTAGAAGAGTTGCCTGATATCATATTCTTAGATTATAATATGCCCATGATAAGCGGACTGGAATTTATTAAGCGCATGCAGCAGGCAGAGCGCTTAAAGCATATTGAGGTCATTATGCTTTCGACACCTCCCGAGCAGGTAATGCTGCCATGGCTCTACAGGAACAATATATCGGTAAAATATATATCAAAGCCGGCAGGTATCCAGGAACTTCAAGAGATACTGCCGGGAATCTTATGTCCGTTGATGCAATAA
- a CDS encoding SDR family oxidoreductase, giving the protein MKILLTGATGYIGKRLLVILIGQGHEAVCCVRDKNRFYYPEGAEKSIQLIEADFLDKQSLEAIPDDIDAAYYLIHSMSGSGSDYDRLESIAAQNFTDRIDATAARQIIYLSGIVNGRNLSKHLSSRKAVEDILNASRVPAATLRAGIIVGSGSASFEIIRGLVDKLPVMVTPKWLNTRCQPIAVSDVLEFLIRSLLNEKTYHESFDIGGPDILTYKEMLLGFARAKKLKRYIFTVPVMTPKLSSYWLYFVTSVSFRLASALVSSMKVEVVCRDNRINALLGVNPMPYKEALEKALVKINWDAVISSWKDSLISGRFKGNVSHYLKVPKKGCFIDRRKKAVRNRDYTIGRIWAIGGETGWYYADWLWDLRGFIDKVFGGVGLRRGRTHKNELHPGDALDFWRVVYADKAEGKLILYAEMKLPGEAWLEFKIINNDLYQAATFKPRGLIGRLYWYCVLPFHGFIFGGMLKKLI; this is encoded by the coding sequence ATGAAGATTCTCTTGACCGGCGCCACGGGATATATTGGAAAAAGGCTCCTTGTGATCTTAATCGGCCAAGGGCATGAAGCGGTATGCTGCGTGAGGGATAAAAACAGGTTTTATTATCCTGAGGGGGCTGAAAAAAGCATTCAGCTCATCGAAGCTGATTTTCTCGATAAGCAGAGCCTGGAGGCTATACCTGATGATATTGATGCCGCCTATTATCTGATCCATTCCATGTCCGGTTCTGGCTCTGATTATGATAGACTGGAAAGTATTGCCGCGCAGAATTTTACAGACAGGATCGATGCGACGGCTGCCCGTCAGATTATTTACCTCAGCGGTATTGTAAATGGCCGGAATTTATCAAAGCATCTGTCTTCCAGAAAAGCAGTGGAGGATATTTTAAATGCATCAAGGGTTCCGGCGGCAACATTAAGGGCAGGTATTATTGTGGGCTCGGGAAGCGCCTCATTTGAAATCATACGCGGCCTGGTGGATAAACTTCCTGTTATGGTCACCCCAAAATGGCTCAATACCAGGTGCCAGCCCATAGCGGTGTCCGATGTGCTGGAGTTTCTGATCCGCTCACTTCTCAATGAAAAGACCTATCATGAGAGTTTTGATATCGGCGGTCCGGATATATTGACCTATAAAGAAATGCTGCTGGGGTTTGCCCGGGCTAAAAAACTAAAAAGATATATTTTTACCGTGCCGGTGATGACTCCAAAATTATCGTCTTACTGGCTTTATTTTGTTACCTCCGTTTCCTTTAGGCTTGCTTCGGCACTGGTCAGCAGCATGAAGGTGGAGGTGGTCTGCAGAGATAACCGCATCAATGCGCTGCTGGGCGTAAACCCAATGCCTTACAAAGAGGCCCTTGAAAAGGCTTTGGTAAAAATCAATTGGGATGCGGTAATTTCAAGCTGGAAAGATTCCCTTATAAGCGGCCGGTTCAAGGGAAATGTTTCCCACTATCTTAAGGTGCCCAAAAAGGGCTGCTTTATTGACAGAAGGAAAAAAGCAGTGCGGAACAGAGATTATACAATCGGCAGAATCTGGGCCATAGGCGGAGAAACGGGATGGTATTATGCGGACTGGCTTTGGGATCTGCGGGGATTTATCGACAAGGTTTTTGGAGGTGTGGGCCTTAGAAGGGGAAGGACCCATAAAAATGAGCTTCATCCCGGGGATGCGCTGGATTTCTGGCGTGTGGTCTATGCGGACAAAGCGGAGGGAAAACTTATTTTATACGCCGAAATGAAACTGCCCGGTGAGGCCTGGCTGGAATTTAAGATCATTAATAATGATTTATATCAGGCCGCAACCTTTAAGCCCAGAGGACTCATAGGCAGGCTCTACTGGTATTGCGTGCTTCCATTTCATGGTTTTATATTCGGGGGAATGCTTAAAAAATTAATCTAG
- a CDS encoding cold shock domain-containing protein: protein MQEGTVKFFNEEKGFGFITPNNGGNEIFVHVSGLSENIRENDPVRYEVKEGQKGPNAVNVVKA, encoded by the coding sequence ATGCAGGAAGGTACAGTAAAATTCTTCAATGAAGAAAAAGGATTCGGATTTATAACGCCAAATAACGGAGGAAACGAAATTTTTGTCCATGTTTCAGGCCTATCGGAAAATATCCGTGAGAATGACCCGGTGAGGTACGAGGTAAAAGAAGGCCAAAAAGGGCCGAACGCAGTAAATGTAGTGAAAGCCTAA